AGAACGTTATAAACTCAAATAACTCATCTATGAGCGGGCGTGTTCTATTCGTGAGACAGAAAGAACGATTCGGTTCTGAAAGAAAAACAGGTGGCACATTCTCATTCATTATTCCAATCTTGTTGAGGGTATTACATAATTAACCATATAAAAGCTGATTTTAAGTGTGAGAGGTCAGCTtcttgttttttttaaaaaaaactaggAAACCAGTTTTTTTTTGAAACTGGACAAAAAATACTTTTAGCTTTTAAAAACCCGTCTGTAAGGAACTGAGTGGTTCCATAAACGGGTTTTAGAGCAGCTCGAATATTTCTCTAAAAAAGCTTCCTAAACTTTGATTAGCAATTTGTCAAATAGCTATTGGTAAAAAACAAATTGGTCTCTAATAGTTCCTAATATTTAGAGATTAGTTTAGCTTTGCTCGTCACACCTAACTGGCGGCGTGGATGAGAGCAGAAGGCGTCGACGGTGGAGGAGAAGGTCGATCGGCGCAACATGTGAGGTATTAAGGGAGCGGCATGACCTATGAGACAGCGGTAGTCCGACGATGGAGGAGAAACTTATGTCACACGCATTGGATCTGGCTGTCTCACTGTACGGAAAAGAAAAAAAGATCGTGTCAGAGATGGCTACCTCGCTAAGCAGGAAAGGAGGAAAATAAGCAAGAAATGTGAAGAAATCAACGTCAATTGCAGTGCCTGTTAGGTTGTTAAACTTAAAGAGTAAACAAGGTTAGATAATAAGTAATTAAATTTAGCAaatatatttagagaactattagagaagtattttttatatattttttaaattttaaatttaaGATTTATGGAGTTATTTGGAAAATAATTGGAGTTGCTCTTAAACGATTTGAACCACTCTACCTTGCGCGTGTACGTGTAAGCCTGTGTCGACGGCTTTGACCGAACAGCTCCACGTCTGGGCCCTCTCTCTACCACACATAATTGAAGGGTTTGCCgttcggaggacggtgatccctgtCTGTTTCTGTTTCTCTCTAGAGATCCCATACCGCCGCCAGCCCGCCGCTGTGCCTCATCGCCGGCGACGGCGCAGAACAACCCAGCCGATCAGCCGTCCTCACATCGAAGTCTCCATACACCAGTGGCATCGCCCCCATATTTCGCCCGTTGCATTGAACTACTGCAGAGTGGAGATCCGTCTATCCATGACCCACCCAGCAGGCCCTGGATCGATCTGTCATTCTCTTGGTAATTAACCCACGCTTGCTCGGAGGAACGCTGCAGGGCACAAGAAATGCAGAGGGATGCCGGCTCCGGCGACCGGACGCCGGGCACCCCGAGCCCGACGCACGGTGGCCGGCTCAGGCACCGGAAGCGCTCCAACGAGGTGATCGGTTCTACCGTGTATCCGTAGTTCTATACAGAGATGACTTTCTGTTCCTGGCTGTAGAGGTGGAGGACTCGCATTCATTGCGCATCGTTGTTGTTATTGTTTAGGTCCCCAGCGACGTGAACACGACTAATGGCGCCAACCTGCTCTTAAACGACCAGAACAAGTACAAGTCGATGCTAGTTCGTACCTACTCCTCACTGTGGATGATGGCCGGGGTCGTGTTCTTGATATATATGGGCCATCTCTACATCTGGGCCATGGTGGTGGTCGTCCAAATCTTCATGGCAAAGGAGCTCTTCAACCTTCTCCGCAAGGCCAATGAGGACCGGCAGCTCCCAGGGTTCAGGATGCTCAACTGGTGAGGTGGTGGTAGGATATATGGCTGATCGATGCATTGGATGACCTGGCGTTTACAATTTTAATCTGTGATGTGACAGGCATTTTTTCTTTACTGCGATGCTGTTTACCTACGGGCGCTTCCTTAGCCATCAGCTTGTTAACACGATGACTTCAGATAAGTTGTTGTACAAGCTGGTGAGCAGGCTCATCAAGTACCAGATGTTTATTTGCTACTTTCTTTACATAGCAGGTAACTGTGGCAAAAAAATTTTGTTCCCAAATAAGGGTCATGAAATGTACAAGTTTACATCATAGGTCAGTTCAATATTTTAATAGTTCTTGATTTGATAGGCTGGCATTGGACCCAGGGAGTTCAGTCTGACAACGACATTTGGTCCATTTCCCTTTTGGTAGATGTGTTTAGAAATGTAGGCCGGAGAAGTAGTGCCATCAAACCTCCTCAAACGGGACTTTGCTTAGTGAGTTTTTTAGAGTGACAAGGAACAGTTCTTCCTTCATTCTCCAGTTCATAATGTTTTTTTAGTTGATTTTGTTTATTGAGTAAAGGTGGTTTTATTGTGTTTATATTTATTGAGTGATGGTGGTTGGGAAGGCTGTATATGATGTGACTGTACAATGCAATATAATCCTCTATGTTGTTCCCATTAAGTTTGGGTCCTTAAGCACTTAAGTTTTATAGCACATAAATTCGTAAGCTGttttttttacaaaaaaatgAGGCAAATGCATTCTCATAAAGTTTGAAAATTGCTTGCTTATTGCCACCATAGTAATTTATTTATTTTCTAGGTTTTGTTTGGTTTATTATCACACTAAAGAAAAAGACATACAAGTACCAGTTCAGTCAATATGCATGGACTCACATGATCCTTCTCATGGTATTTGCCCAGTCATCTTTCACTGTGGCAAACATTTTTGATGGAATATTCTGGTAAGCTTCTACTTTACAGCATGCTTTAATGCTTTGATCTGATAGTGTAATCTGGATGCCAGTGGTATGCTTGTCTGATATAGATAGGAATACCAGCTTAGGAGCCTGAAGTGTTGTTTACACCCTATAGTCATGAGTACATGAAGTTTTTGACAAACAAAACAAAGCATGGCATGTATTCATGACTGAAGGGAATACTAATTTATATTTTATGCTTGTGTTAGTAATTTTGCTCATACAATTTTGTTGATGACTTAAACTTAATGAGGCCTATAAGTGATTAGCTGCAAAGTTACTAGTTTAAAGACTTAAAGAGTGATTATTCTTTCATGAAGTACAAAGAGTTCATGAACCAAGAACAAGCTGAATGATTATGGTGATGTTCATAACTAGGTATGGATccaaaacaatattaatacaggcTATTCTGTTTGTGTAACTCTTTATTTTTGTGATCTGTCAAGTGCCAATGGAATGCAGCATCGACTTAGCTTGTGTAAAGAAGAGGGAATAACATTTTATCTGCTTTTGTAACGATCTATTTTTAAGATCTTCATACCTACCTATTGATTTGTGCTTTACTCCATTTATTATCATTTAGTTTTGCATACATGTTGAGACTGTGCACTTGTCAAACTACATGATTGATattaataaagcttgagcagctaAACTATGCCTGGATGTTGGGTGGGGGCAGGGATGCATTTTCTGGGGGTTGTTATTATTTGTTTGAAATCTGATTCAGGTCCCACATTCAACCGGGCCTTATGTGATTAGTTGTAAGCTGACATGAAGATGATGCTTTTGTAGGTTCATCCTCCCAGCTTCGTTAATTGCTATCAATGATGTTGCTGCATATTTCTTTGGGTTCTTCTTTGGGAAAACACCACTGATCAAGCTCTCTCCAAAGAAAAcatgggaaggctttataggtgcATCAGTGACAACATTGCTTTCTGCATTTGTGGTCAGTAAATACGTACTATTCTTCTAAAATTATCTCTGTTTACTATTGCTAACCAATGACCATATAACCAATATGTGGTGCATAATATTTTTGTTCGATGTTGTTTTTATTGCCTTCTTTGTGCAAATATTGGAGATGGTCAGATACCTACTTATCTGCATTATGAACACTTACCAATTGTACAAATTTCAATATCTGCATGTCTGTGCTAACAGTTTATTTTGTATCACCGATGTGCTGGAAAACGGTGCGGGATTGTTTGGTTGGTGTCCCATCCTGCTGCACTGTAATTGGGCATACTTTCTATGAAATTAGGGATTAGTCAGAAAAATGTATGTTTGAGGGAACAAAAAACTCCAAACCTTTTGATCCTCTGATCAAATGAATGAACCTGTGACGATTTCATTGTAGTGCTTTTTTAACACTTTGACTTGTGAGTGAGATTGTGCATTGCCATTTAAACGTCTTATTTTGTATGTTTGCTAATACTTTTAAATAGTTGGGTCTAGCATGATTAATTTAATCTTTCTGTATTGGCAGGTTGCtaatttcatgggccatttcCAGTGGTTAACATGCCCAAGAAAGGTATAGTTTCTCATGGATGATTTTTTTTGCCTGTCACTACAAAATTTCTCAATTCCTTATTCCCCATCAGCGTTGTCATTGATATATGGGCCCCAGTTCATATGCTATAGACATACCAATGGTGTATTGAGCAATTGTAACAGTGTTAACTACCTCCTTTGTCATAGACCAGCACCCACTCAAATGTGATTTAAATGTATCTCTACTGACCTTACCTTATTTCATTACTGTGTTTATAGGATCTATCAACTGGATGGCTTTATTGTGACCCAGGTCCCATGTTTACACCAGAAGGTTATGATCTACCGGGATGGATACCACAATGGGTAAATAAGCAATTCGAGCCTAACTCAAATTCTCAATTGGAAATGGTTACATTCCATCTGTTGCTGTTGCTCCAATTAGTTTATTTGTACTGTACAGTTTCCATGGCGAGAAATTGCAATTATGCCCGTTCAATGGCATGCATTAGCTCTTGGCTTGTTTGCTTCAATAATAGCACCATTTGGTGGCTTTTTTGCAAGTGGATTCAAGAGGGCATTCAAATTTAAGGTGCTTAGTTTGTTTGGAATTATTTGTTGAAAATATGTATCACCTTCAAAATCTCACTATGTTTATACATTCAGGATTTTGGGGACAGCATACCTGGTCATGGTGGATTTACAGATAGGATGGACTGCCAAGTATGTACTTTTAACTTGATTTGTTTCCAGAAGGTTACACATTTATTGGTGGTGATTTTGAATGGGTTAAATCAATTTCTGAATGTACCTGCTAGTTTGTTTCTCGTATATTCTCTGTAACATATTTACTGTGAATTGGTGATTAAAAAAGAATGTGTCTTTATGCATGGTCATAAATAATTTTTTTTAATTGGAGAATCAGGCTTTGCTGCCAATTCCAGAGCTTAGGACAAGTATGTAGTTATGCTCATTCTCTCTGCATGCAGTTCAGACTTCAActatgttttttttaaaaaaaatttgtGTGTATGCTTTGCAATGTGAAACCTGGTAGATTACAGTAgcgttttttttcttcttttttctgaGAAACTCCAAAATTATCTTGCAGATGGTCATGGCTGTTTTTGCGTACATCTATTACCAATCATTTGTAATGGTACAGGACTTATCTGTTGAGACAATCCTGGAGCAGGTAATCTGGGTTTGCCATACCTGTGACTAAATTTAGTTCCTTTGCTCCATAACGATATCTAGTTGCTAAACAGCAGCATACCTTTCAATGCAGATACTACGTAATCTCACCTTTGAGGAGCAGCGTGAGCTATATGGACAGCTAGGCAAGTTACTTGTGAGAGCGAACTGAAGCTAACAGTGGCCGTGGAAGCACCTGATCCAAAAGGATAATGCGCAATGCTTTTTCAGGCCTTGCTTTTTTGTTAATCTTCTTGTACAGCCCTAGCACCCCTAAGGATGAGACGAAGAACCACAACGCTGACAGGGATCGCATCGCTGTATGACGTTTTGGAGCATACAGCTCCCGTCTTTTTCAGAGATTTGTGTCACCTTTTTGATTTGCTTCTGGTGCTACGCTTGTTGCCGCATCAAAACCAGCTAACGCTGTTTTGTCGTGTCAGTGGTTTATTTGACAATGTGTAGGAGATTTCCACCTGTGAGTCTCTTCGCTAGTACTAGTAGCCGGTGATGCATCCATGTTTTTGTTACTGTATCTACTACCTCCGTTCACAAAATatatgatgttgttgactgttttTTTTATAAAATTTAATAATTCATATTATTCAAAAAATTGTAAGCTATCATTTATTTTGTTGTCGTCTTCCaaataaatattttaaataaaGAGTGATTAAAATTTTACAGAAAAAAAAAGAGTCAACGGTGTGTCTTATCAACGGTAATTTAATTTAAGGCAGTTTGATGATTATCTAAGACATTCCCTCGTTCAGCCATTCAGTACTCATTTTGTTCAAGTGAACATATCTCGTGCACTTAAGTTTTTAGTGTACATAGGGTATATATGAACTAACAAAGtataaaaaaattaaaaaaatccCATACATATTTTTCCATCTTACTCCAATTATATATAAAATTTCAATTTCAAAACCGCTATATTTTAACTGTAATAAAAAAGAGAACATTTTAGTCGATTTTCTAATTTAAACTTGTCAAAAATTTTATCTTTTTTATTACAACTAAAGTATAGCGAgtttaaatttcaaattttgtaTATAATTGGAGTAAGTTGGAAAAATATGTATGGGTTTTTTTAAAATTTTTTGGTAAACTTTGTTGGCAATAACTCCCCCACACAGCTTACAACTTTTATCGTACTGTGCTCTTCAAAGAGCAACTCTTCTCAAAATCCCAAAACAAAAGGTACTGAGTTGGAATCCTATTCTAAGGATTATAAAGTGGTACAGTCCGAATGGGTTGGTTCAAGCTAGTTGTTCTTACTAAACAGGTGTTTTAACATTCTTTTCGAATTCGAAATTGCGGGGTGCTTTGGCTTAGTTCATGTGCACCAAAGACTCATGTACACCGGATATGTTTCCTTTGTTCAATTAAGCTATTTTGTTACAATTTCAGCCATTCCATACATTCAGTCATTTTGTGACTTATTTAAGATATTTCATATTATCAACTATTACTATAAGTTTATCTTACAAATATTTTAAGTCATTCAATAGTTTATTAAGCGAGTGACTCATAATATATTTTAAGTCGTTTTTTTCTATCAGATTGACCTAATTATTTCATCATGATTGGACAACTTAATGGgtgagtgtaacaccctgaatttgggggtagaattttttcttcttttcactcaccaaattcaggcgttactcttttttctcttcccgtttcgctccttcttcccaatttcaaaccagtatagtgtcaggtgtccgtgtcatgtataaacaaaacctaagtgtcatgggtgttgcatcatgccgaagcgcatttctttgtctaatGTCGCGTGTTTGTCTCGTTCCGTCTcgaatttcggttcgcgattggagtccgtttaatggtcgtgcgtgtcgtgggtttcgatccgcgatgtgacccagctcggcccagcccggcccggtccggcccgcgcgcccctggcgcccctgccctttccctgcgcgccccccttccaagatccgtttggctcatttgatttctcccgcgcagtaacctccctctccttcttccacctctctctctctccccgtggtgccctagggtttggagtcgagatcgccggaatttggatccccggaggtgaggttttcccctccccttcccttctctctctctccctctccctcccttcttcttcccctggtCGCGCGCGTCCCACGCCCCgcgcgccccggcgagccccctcGGCCGCGCCCGTGCGCCCTCCTACGGCCGCGCCCGCTCTGCCCCGGCGTCCCGCGCCCCTCccggcggcgcccgaccccgcgccctCCCTCCCCCGTGCACGCTCGCGcctcggcgagccccgccccccgCCCTGCCCTGGCGAGCCCTCCCCGTGCTCGGCCGCGCCGCGCCCTACCCTCCCCGTCCTGTGCCCCGGCGAGCTCCGCCccagcgagctcggccgcccgcgcccctccctcccccgcgcgcgctcgcgccccgacgagccccgccccgccgcgccccccggcggccttccccgcgccccggcgagccccgccccgccgCGCCCCCCCGGCGGCCTTCCCCGCGCCCCGACAagccccgcccccgcgccgcccctcgcggccgcgccctgctccctccccggtgagccctccctctccctccccgcgtccggcctcggccccggcgagcccccCCCTCGGTCGCGCCtgccccggccccggcgagccgcgccgcccccggcgtccccgcgcccggccccgcccctCTCCCGGCGGCACGGCCCCTGCCCGCGCATGCCCTCGCCCCGCCGAGCCCGCCCCGTCGCGAGCCCCCTCCCCGGCCGTGCCCCGGCGGCCGTGCCCGGCCCCGCGCCCTGGTCGCCCGCCCTCGGCCGCGCGCCCTCGGTCGTgcgccctcggtcgtgcccctgcccgcgcccgtgccCGTGCCCCGGTGATTCGCGTCCCGCGCGTCTGCACGGCTCGCGTGCCCTCAGCACGCGCAACGCGCTCTCGCGCGTGCGACCGTAGTCGCACTGCACTTAACCCCGTTTTAATCTATTTTAATTTGTGTAGtcgacgtgctgcgtcgcgcgcttcgtcacgcAACGATtcttttattttatatttattaAAGTGTTGCGTTGCGCGTTTCGTCGCACGACGATTCATTCAAATACAGTTCAGTTGACGTAAGCCGTCGTGCAACACTTAACGTTTTACTtttaattaatgcaagaatctcgttgcgcgctctgtcgcgcggcgagtcgtttacttcttaattcaatcCAAATGTTGTGTCGTACATCTCGCCGTGCGACCCCTCCCTTTCATTAATCTTTATCTATCTATAGTGATTAAAcaggaaacatgactttactttataccAAACGTAGTAtccaaattaatgcccttctgttaagcgagtggtttaatttataattatgtaacgtgatcgtttctcgactttcttttcctttttctctctcttaaccatagttgcgagcccgcgtagaacgtctgtttatttattgcattctactgtatggtgtaatgttctttgtattaaatgtgtggatgtatgtatgtttgcgctcgtattgtcggggaccataattaggggtaccctcaagactcctaatctcagctggtaacccccatcagcacaaagctgcaaaggcctgatgggtgcgattaagtcaaggatcggtccactcaagggacacgatctcgcctcgcccgagcccagcctcgggcaagtgcagccgaccccggatgtaacacccctggtgttactgtaactaaaacttgagcatgacatcataagcattggcattgcatatgtttgacacacctagagtgcattcactaggcaaaaatttcaaacaagttgtattgttttaatgtttttgcaaatagaaccctagttaaaggacttaaccctaaatagtggttaaaggggtaaaacttaacccaagttaagaaaacctaaagactttagggtaaaagtcataaaatgactccaaaaataaacttgaatcacatttatacccctgggataccagaaaccctaattagaaccctggaaaaccctaaaaccaaaccctaggggcttatatgcaaaattagtccacttttgggctaaagtgcaaaaaccaagccaaataagtattttaagtcaattggttcacaaatatgtggacttgaaagccaaaccctaagttttggacttaaatgcaaaatggacctcatttgagttctattctaagtctagaaatcagagaattggctccactttggggctttgtaactttcaaagcatagggtttttgccctaggtcaccacatcaaaattttagcccaattataggagcataactttgcttaagagtgtcagcagagttgttaagaaaatattggagataattaagcctaaagattggctgtcaggctgattcagtctgaaattcagatattcagtgtagcagagccaactttgagtatgaattccaccttgatttagtactcaaatgtgttcaagtcctatagtcgaattgtagttggtttgtaactctacaactttggtacagaggTTTAATGAAGTTCACATGCAAATTTCAAAGAAAATCGAGCCTAAACCTTGTCTGTCAGACGGACTGAATACCaagcgccatggtacagtaacatgTGTGGATCAGGTTGCCAGCGTGGCTTGCTCACCGCCGGTGACCTCTTTGCGCCAAATTCACGCCGCCGTCCTGCTTCGAGTGCGGTATGGAGTGGATAACGTCGGGGAAGAATAGCTCGTACGTGGCACCATTCCCTGAGCTCGGCCGAGGTTACTCACCGGCGGCCGCCGTGACTCAGTGAAATTCCGCCGCGGTGGCGCGCATGCCGTAGTTCTCCCTCCCTGTACCTTTTACCGACGTGGTCGACATGCCATAGTGATGCTCTTCTCGGCCGCGAGGTGACCACTGGGCCGGCGCAGCTATAAATAGCCATGCTCCGCGGCGAGGTATGAGCATCGCGCACACCGTAGGT
This portion of the Zea mays cultivar B73 chromosome 2, Zm-B73-REFERENCE-NAM-5.0, whole genome shotgun sequence genome encodes:
- the LOC100284896 gene encoding phosphatidate cytidylyltransferase yields the protein MQRDAGSGDRTPGTPSPTHGGRLRHRKRSNEVPSDVNTTNGANLLLNDQNKYKSMLVRTYSSLWMMAGVVFLIYMGHLYIWAMVVVVQIFMAKELFNLLRKANEDRQLPGFRMLNWHFFFTAMLFTYGRFLSHQLVNTMTSDKLLYKLVSRLIKYQMFICYFLYIAGFVWFIITLKKKTYKYQFSQYAWTHMILLMVFAQSSFTVANIFDGIFWFILPASLIAINDVAAYFFGFFFGKTPLIKLSPKKTWEGFIGASVTTLLSAFVVANFMGHFQWLTCPRKDLSTGWLYCDPGPMFTPEGYDLPGWIPQWFPWREIAIMPVQWHALALGLFASIIAPFGGFFASGFKRAFKFKDFGDSIPGHGGFTDRMDCQMVMAVFAYIYYQSFVMVQDLSVETILEQILRNLTFEEQRELYGQLGKLLVRAN